One Vespa crabro chromosome 4, iyVesCrab1.2, whole genome shotgun sequence DNA segment encodes these proteins:
- the LOC124423557 gene encoding 2-oxoglutarate dehydrogenase, mitochondrial isoform X6 produces the protein MYKARTVFNTLVPLAPRVCGPERFASWLVRSHNFTRTTQAIVIAPTRKYNSRVATEPFLNGSTSSYVEEMYNAWLQDPHSVHVSWDSFFRSSTAGAGPGLAYQAPPSLAPSHNQVPLGALLPLGGGSQISQMPINEKIIDDHLAVQAIIRSYQIRGHHIAKLDPLGINSADLDDRHPQELLYNHYSFEESDMDRVFKLPSTTFIGGKDKSLPLREILKRLEATYCGHIGVEFMFINSLEQCNWIRQKMETPGIMEATNDEKRLILARLTRATRFEAFLARKWSSEKRFGLEGCEILIPAMKQVIDKSTELGVESIVMGMPHRGRLNVLANVCRKPLSQIFTQFAALEAADDGSGDVKYHLGTYIERLNRVTNKNIRLAVVANPSHLEAVDPIVQGKTRAEQFYRGDGEGKKVMSILLHGDAAFCGQGIVFETMHLSDLPDYTTHGTIHIVVNNQIGFTTDPRHSRSSPYCTDVARVVNAPIFHVNSDDPEAVMHVCKVAAEWRATFHKDVVIDLVSYRRNGHNEIDEPMFTQPLMYRKIRHTPPALDKYAKSLIDDGVVTTEEVKDVQDKYEKICEEAYVNAKQETHIKYKDWLDSPWSGFFEGKDPLKVSPTGIKEDTLVHIGKKFSSPPPNAAEFVIHKGIERILKSRMEMVEARTVDWALGEAMAFGSLLKEGIHVRLSGQDVERGTFSHRHHVLHHQTVDKATYRPLCYLYPDQAPYTVCNSSLSEFGVLGFELGYSMTNPNALVCWEAQFGDFNNTAQCIIDQFISSGQAKWVRQSGLVMLQPHGLEGMGPEHSSARLERFLQMSADDPDYFPPESEEFAVRQLHDINWIVANCSTPANYFHILRRQIALPFRKPLIMMTPKSLLRHPEAKSSFDLMLEDTEFLRVIPEEGPAANNSGNVKRLVFCSGKVYYDLKKARSEKKLDDQIAIARVEQISPFPYDLVKKEAAKYPNAELIWSQEEHKNQGAWTYVQPRFHTALNGTRNVTYAGRPTAASPATGSKMQHLKELKQILDDSLNV, from the exons ATGTATAAAGCCAGGACGGTGTTTAACACCTTGGTGCCTCTGGCACCACGCGTGTGTGGACCAGAAAGGTTTGCTTCATGGTTAGTACGCAGTCATAATTTTACCAGAACGACTCAAGCAATAGTCATAGCACCAACTCGGAAATACAATAGTCGTGTTGCTACTGAACCTTTCTTAAATGGCAGTACTAGCTCATATGTAGAAGAAATGTACAATGCCTGGTTGCAAGATCCTCACAGTGTACATGTG TCATGGGATTCCTTTTTCCGTAGTAGCACTGCGGGAGCTGGTCCAGGTCTAGCGTATCAAGCTCCACCATCTCTTGCTCCAAGTCATAATCAGGTACCACTTGGAGCATTATTGCCTCTTGGTGGTGGATCTCAAATTAGTCAGATGCccattaatgaaaaaattatagatgACCATTTAGCTGTGCAAGCCATTATTCGTTCATACCAG ATCCGTGGCCATCATATCGCGAAATTGGACCCACTTGGAATCAACAGCGCTGATCTTGATGATAGGCATCCTCAAGAATTGCTCTATAATCATTACTCATTCG aGGAATCAGATATGGATCGCGTTTTCAAATTGCCGTCTACCACTTTTATCGGTGGTAAAGACAAATCATTACCACTGCGTGAAATTCTTAAACGATTAGAAGCAACTTACTGTGGACATATTGGCGTGGAATTTATGTTCATTAATTCCTTGGAACAATGCAATTGGATTCGACAGAAGATGGAAACGCCTGGTATAATGGAAGCTACGAATGATGAAAAGCGACTTATTTTGGCTAGATTAACTCGAGCTACaag attTGAAGCTTTCCTCGCACGTAAATGGTCATCTGAAAAAAGATTTGGATTAGAGGGTTGTGAAATCTTAATTCCTGCTATGAAACAAGTAATTGATAAATCCACAGAACTTGGTGTAGAATCTATTGTCATGGGTATGCCTCATCGTGGTCGTCTCAATGTTTTAGCTAATGTTTGTCGTAAACCACTAAGTCAGATATTTACTCAATTTGCTGCGCTTGAAGCTGCTgatgat GGTTCTGGAGATGTCAAATATCATTTGGGAACGTATATTGAACGTCTTAATCGcgttacgaataaaaatattcgtttagCCGTTGTGGCAAATCCATCTCACCTGGAAGCAGTTGATCCAATTGTGCAAGGAAAAACTCGTGCTGAACAATTTTACAGAGGAGATGGTGAAGGCAAAaag GTAATGTCTATTCTTCTACATGGTGATGCGGCATTCTGTGGACAAGGAATCGTATTTGAAACCATGCATCTGTCAGATTTACCAGATTATACAACTCATGGTACTATCCATATTGTTGTCAATAATCAAATCGGTTTTACAACAGATCCTAGACATTCTAGATCTTCTCCTTATTGTACCG ACGTTGCCAGAGTGGTAAATGCACCAATTTTCCACGTAAATTCTGATGATCCTGAAGCGGTAATGCATGTATGTAAAGTGGCTGCTGAATGGAGAGCAACTTTCCATAAAGATGTTGTTATCGATTTAGTTTCATACAGACGTAATGGACATAACGAAATTGATGAGCCAATGTTTACGCAACCTCTGATGTATCGCAAAATTAGACATACACCACCGGCTCTTGATAAATATGCTAAATCGCTCATTGATGATGGTGTTGTTACAACGGAAGAAGTAAAG GATGTACaagataaatatgaaaaaatatgtgAAGAGGCATATGTGAATGCTAAACAAGAAACACATATTAAATACAAGGATTGGCTAGATTCTCCATGGTCTGGTTTCTTTGAAGGTAAAGATCCATTGAAAGTATCGCCTACTGGTATCAAGGAAGATACACTTGTGCATATTGGAAAGAAGTTTTCATCGCCACCGCCTAATGCTGCGGAATTTGTGATTCATAAAG GTATTGAACGtatcttgaaatctcgtatGGAAATGGTCGAAGCTAGGACAGTTGATTGGGCTCTTGGAGAAGCTATGGCATTTGGTTCTCTTCTTAAAGAAGGGATTCATGTAAGATTATCTGGTCAAGACGTGGAAAGAGGTACATTCTCACACAGACATCACGTCTTACATCATCAGACCGTTGACAAAGCTACATATAGGCCACTTTGTTACTTATATCCCGATCAAGCTCCATACACGGTTTGCAATAGTTCTCTTTCTGAATTTGGTGTTCTTG ggTTTGAATTGGGTTATTCCATGACAAATCCTAATGCATTGGTATGCTGGGAGGCACAATTTGGTGATTTTAACAACACAGCCCAGTGCATAATAGATCAATTTATTAGTAGTGGACAAGCAAAATGGGTACGTCAGTCTGGACTAGTTATGCTCCAGCCTCATGGTCTAGAAGGAATG gGACCTGAACATTCTAGCGCTCGTTTGGAACGCTTTCTTCAAATGTCCGCTGATGATCCAGATTACTTTCCACCGGAAAGCGAAGAATTTGCCGTGCGACAATTGCACGACATTAACTGGATCGTTGCCAATTGCAGTACACCAGCTAATTACTTCCACATTCTAAGGAGACAAATTGCATTACCCTTCCGAAAACCATTGATAATGATGACGCCTAAATCTCTACTTCGTCATCCAGAAGCAAAGTCTAGTTTCGATTTGATGCTGGAAGATACAGAATTCCTTAGAGTGATACCTGAGGAAGGGCCAGCTGCAAATAACAGTGGCAATGTTAAAAGATTAGTTTTCTGTTCTGGAAAAGTTTATTACGATTTGAAGAAAGCACGTTCAGAGAAAAAATTGGATGATCAAATTGCTATTGCAAGAGTTGaacaa aTTTCACCCTTCCCATATGACCTCGTAAAGAAAGAAGCTGCTAAATATCCAAATGCAGAATTAATCTGGTCTCAAGAAGAACATAAGAATCAAGGCGCCTGGACTTATGTGCAACCAAGATTCCATACTGCACTTAATGGAACACGTAATGTTAC ATATGCTGGTCGCCCCACTGCAGCATCTCCTGCAACAGGTAGCAAAATGCAACATCTAAAAGAACTTAAACAAATTCTGGATGATTCACTGAACGTTTAA
- the LOC124423557 gene encoding 2-oxoglutarate dehydrogenase, mitochondrial isoform X2 gives MYKARTVFNTLVPLAPRVCGPERFASWLVRSHNFTRTTQAIVIAPTRKYNSRVATEPFLNGSTSSYVEEMYNAWLQDPHSVHVSWDSFFRSSTAGAGPGLAYQAPPSLAPSHNQVPLGALLPLGGGSQISQMPINEKIIDDHLAVQAIIRSYQARGHLVADLDPLGIMQTDLIHTHYAARKGSPEQVLRQYMLEESDMDRVFKLPSTTFIGGKDKSLPLREILKRLEATYCGHIGVEFMFINSLEQCNWIRQKMETPGIMEATNDEKRLILARLTRATRFEAFLARKWSSEKRFGLEGCEILIPAMKQVIDKSTELGVESIVMGMPHRGRLNVLANVCRKPLSQIFTQFAALEAADDGSGDVKYHLGTYIERLNRVTNKNIRLAVVANPSHLEAVDPIVQGKTRAEQFYRGDGEGKKVMSILLHGDAAFCGQGIVFETMHLSDLPDYTTHGTIHIVVNNQIGFTTDPRHSRSSPYCTDVARVVNAPIFHVNSDDPEAVMHVCKVAAEWRATFHKDVVIDLVSYRRNGHNEIDEPMFTQPLMYRKIRHTPPALDKYAKSLIDDGVVTTEEVKDVQDKYEKICEEAYVNAKQETHIKYKDWLDSPWSGFFEGKDPLKVSPTGIKEDTLVHIGKKFSSPPPNAAEFVIHKGIERILKSRMEMVEARTVDWALGEAMAFGSLLKEGIHVRLSGQDVERGTFSHRHHVLHHQTVDKATYRPLCYLYPDQAPYTVCNSSLSEFGVLGFELGYSMTNPNALVCWEAQFGDFNNTAQCIIDQFISSGQAKWVRQSGLVMLQPHGLEGMGPEHSSARLERFLQMSADDPDYFPPESEEFAVRQLHDINWIVANCSTPANYFHILRRQIALPFRKPLIMMTPKSLLRHPEAKSSFDLMLEDTEFLRVIPEEGPAANNSGNVKRLVFCSGKVYYDLKKARSEKKLDDQIAIARVEQISPFPYDLVKKEAAKYPNAELIWSQEEHKNQGAWTYVQPRFHTALNGTRNVTFGEATKSKKTDSSEGWLSGWFSSSKPVKPIPMPESSDTNKSKQRIVRYAGRPTAASPATGSKMQHLKELKQILDDSLNV, from the exons ATGTATAAAGCCAGGACGGTGTTTAACACCTTGGTGCCTCTGGCACCACGCGTGTGTGGACCAGAAAGGTTTGCTTCATGGTTAGTACGCAGTCATAATTTTACCAGAACGACTCAAGCAATAGTCATAGCACCAACTCGGAAATACAATAGTCGTGTTGCTACTGAACCTTTCTTAAATGGCAGTACTAGCTCATATGTAGAAGAAATGTACAATGCCTGGTTGCAAGATCCTCACAGTGTACATGTG TCATGGGATTCCTTTTTCCGTAGTAGCACTGCGGGAGCTGGTCCAGGTCTAGCGTATCAAGCTCCACCATCTCTTGCTCCAAGTCATAATCAGGTACCACTTGGAGCATTATTGCCTCTTGGTGGTGGATCTCAAATTAGTCAGATGCccattaatgaaaaaattatagatgACCATTTAGCTGTGCAAGCCATTATTCGTTCATACCAG GCTCGAGGTCACTTAGTTGCTGATCTGGACCCACTGGGTATCATGCAAACAGACCtgatacacacacattatGCAGCCCGCAAGGGATCTCCAGAACAAGTTCTGCGACAATACATGCTTG aGGAATCAGATATGGATCGCGTTTTCAAATTGCCGTCTACCACTTTTATCGGTGGTAAAGACAAATCATTACCACTGCGTGAAATTCTTAAACGATTAGAAGCAACTTACTGTGGACATATTGGCGTGGAATTTATGTTCATTAATTCCTTGGAACAATGCAATTGGATTCGACAGAAGATGGAAACGCCTGGTATAATGGAAGCTACGAATGATGAAAAGCGACTTATTTTGGCTAGATTAACTCGAGCTACaag attTGAAGCTTTCCTCGCACGTAAATGGTCATCTGAAAAAAGATTTGGATTAGAGGGTTGTGAAATCTTAATTCCTGCTATGAAACAAGTAATTGATAAATCCACAGAACTTGGTGTAGAATCTATTGTCATGGGTATGCCTCATCGTGGTCGTCTCAATGTTTTAGCTAATGTTTGTCGTAAACCACTAAGTCAGATATTTACTCAATTTGCTGCGCTTGAAGCTGCTgatgat GGTTCTGGAGATGTCAAATATCATTTGGGAACGTATATTGAACGTCTTAATCGcgttacgaataaaaatattcgtttagCCGTTGTGGCAAATCCATCTCACCTGGAAGCAGTTGATCCAATTGTGCAAGGAAAAACTCGTGCTGAACAATTTTACAGAGGAGATGGTGAAGGCAAAaag GTAATGTCTATTCTTCTACATGGTGATGCGGCATTCTGTGGACAAGGAATCGTATTTGAAACCATGCATCTGTCAGATTTACCAGATTATACAACTCATGGTACTATCCATATTGTTGTCAATAATCAAATCGGTTTTACAACAGATCCTAGACATTCTAGATCTTCTCCTTATTGTACCG ACGTTGCCAGAGTGGTAAATGCACCAATTTTCCACGTAAATTCTGATGATCCTGAAGCGGTAATGCATGTATGTAAAGTGGCTGCTGAATGGAGAGCAACTTTCCATAAAGATGTTGTTATCGATTTAGTTTCATACAGACGTAATGGACATAACGAAATTGATGAGCCAATGTTTACGCAACCTCTGATGTATCGCAAAATTAGACATACACCACCGGCTCTTGATAAATATGCTAAATCGCTCATTGATGATGGTGTTGTTACAACGGAAGAAGTAAAG GATGTACaagataaatatgaaaaaatatgtgAAGAGGCATATGTGAATGCTAAACAAGAAACACATATTAAATACAAGGATTGGCTAGATTCTCCATGGTCTGGTTTCTTTGAAGGTAAAGATCCATTGAAAGTATCGCCTACTGGTATCAAGGAAGATACACTTGTGCATATTGGAAAGAAGTTTTCATCGCCACCGCCTAATGCTGCGGAATTTGTGATTCATAAAG GTATTGAACGtatcttgaaatctcgtatGGAAATGGTCGAAGCTAGGACAGTTGATTGGGCTCTTGGAGAAGCTATGGCATTTGGTTCTCTTCTTAAAGAAGGGATTCATGTAAGATTATCTGGTCAAGACGTGGAAAGAGGTACATTCTCACACAGACATCACGTCTTACATCATCAGACCGTTGACAAAGCTACATATAGGCCACTTTGTTACTTATATCCCGATCAAGCTCCATACACGGTTTGCAATAGTTCTCTTTCTGAATTTGGTGTTCTTG ggTTTGAATTGGGTTATTCCATGACAAATCCTAATGCATTGGTATGCTGGGAGGCACAATTTGGTGATTTTAACAACACAGCCCAGTGCATAATAGATCAATTTATTAGTAGTGGACAAGCAAAATGGGTACGTCAGTCTGGACTAGTTATGCTCCAGCCTCATGGTCTAGAAGGAATG gGACCTGAACATTCTAGCGCTCGTTTGGAACGCTTTCTTCAAATGTCCGCTGATGATCCAGATTACTTTCCACCGGAAAGCGAAGAATTTGCCGTGCGACAATTGCACGACATTAACTGGATCGTTGCCAATTGCAGTACACCAGCTAATTACTTCCACATTCTAAGGAGACAAATTGCATTACCCTTCCGAAAACCATTGATAATGATGACGCCTAAATCTCTACTTCGTCATCCAGAAGCAAAGTCTAGTTTCGATTTGATGCTGGAAGATACAGAATTCCTTAGAGTGATACCTGAGGAAGGGCCAGCTGCAAATAACAGTGGCAATGTTAAAAGATTAGTTTTCTGTTCTGGAAAAGTTTATTACGATTTGAAGAAAGCACGTTCAGAGAAAAAATTGGATGATCAAATTGCTATTGCAAGAGTTGaacaa aTTTCACCCTTCCCATATGACCTCGTAAAGAAAGAAGCTGCTAAATATCCAAATGCAGAATTAATCTGGTCTCAAGAAGAACATAAGAATCAAGGCGCCTGGACTTATGTGCAACCAAGATTCCATACTGCACTTAATGGAACACGTAATGTTAC TTTTGGAGAAGCGACAAAATCCAAAAAAACCGACAGTAGTGAAGGATGGTTGAGTGGTTGGTTTTCTTCATCTAAACCAGTAAAACCTATTCCCATGCCCGAGTCATCAGATACTAATAAATCTAAGCAGAGAATAGTGAG ATATGCTGGTCGCCCCACTGCAGCATCTCCTGCAACAGGTAGCAAAATGCAACATCTAAAAGAACTTAAACAAATTCTGGATGATTCACTGAACGTTTAA
- the LOC124423557 gene encoding 2-oxoglutarate dehydrogenase, mitochondrial isoform X5, with protein sequence MYKARTVFNTLVPLAPRVCGPERFASWLVRSHNFTRTTQAIVIAPTRKYNSRVATEPFLNGSTSSYVEEMYNAWLQDPHSVHVSWDSFFRSSTAGAGPGLAYQAPPSLAPSHNQVPLGALLPLGGGSQISQMPINEKIIDDHLAVQAIIRSYQARGHLVADLDPLGIMQTDLIHTHYAARKGSPEQVLRQYMLEESDMDRVFKLPSTTFIGGKDKSLPLREILKRLEATYCGHIGVEFMFINSLEQCNWIRQKMETPGIMEATNDEKRLILARLTRATRFEAFLARKWSSEKRFGLEGCEILIPAMKQVIDKSTELGVESIVMGMPHRGRLNVLANVCRKPLSQIFTQFAALEAADDGSGDVKYHLGTYIERLNRVTNKNIRLAVVANPSHLEAVDPIVQGKTRAEQFYRGDGEGKKVMSILLHGDAAFCGQGIVFETMHLSDLPDYTTHGTIHIVVNNQIGFTTDPRHSRSSPYCTDVARVVNAPIFHVNSDDPEAVMHVCKVAAEWRATFHKDVVIDLVSYRRNGHNEIDEPMFTQPLMYRKIRHTPPALDKYAKSLIDDGVVTTEEVKDVQDKYEKICEEAYVNAKQETHIKYKDWLDSPWSGFFEGKDPLKVSPTGIKEDTLVHIGKKFSSPPPNAAEFVIHKGIERILKSRMEMVEARTVDWALGEAMAFGSLLKEGIHVRLSGQDVERGTFSHRHHVLHHQTVDKATYRPLCYLYPDQAPYTVCNSSLSEFGVLGFELGYSMTNPNALVCWEAQFGDFNNTAQCIIDQFISSGQAKWVRQSGLVMLQPHGLEGMGPEHSSARLERFLQMSADDPDYFPPESEEFAVRQLHDINWIVANCSTPANYFHILRRQIALPFRKPLIMMTPKSLLRHPEAKSSFDLMLEDTEFLRVIPEEGPAANNSGNVKRLVFCSGKVYYDLKKARSEKKLDDQIAIARVEQISPFPYDLVKKEAAKYPNAELIWSQEEHKNQGAWTYVQPRFHTALNGTRNVTYAGRPTAASPATGSKMQHLKELKQILDDSLNV encoded by the exons ATGTATAAAGCCAGGACGGTGTTTAACACCTTGGTGCCTCTGGCACCACGCGTGTGTGGACCAGAAAGGTTTGCTTCATGGTTAGTACGCAGTCATAATTTTACCAGAACGACTCAAGCAATAGTCATAGCACCAACTCGGAAATACAATAGTCGTGTTGCTACTGAACCTTTCTTAAATGGCAGTACTAGCTCATATGTAGAAGAAATGTACAATGCCTGGTTGCAAGATCCTCACAGTGTACATGTG TCATGGGATTCCTTTTTCCGTAGTAGCACTGCGGGAGCTGGTCCAGGTCTAGCGTATCAAGCTCCACCATCTCTTGCTCCAAGTCATAATCAGGTACCACTTGGAGCATTATTGCCTCTTGGTGGTGGATCTCAAATTAGTCAGATGCccattaatgaaaaaattatagatgACCATTTAGCTGTGCAAGCCATTATTCGTTCATACCAG GCTCGAGGTCACTTAGTTGCTGATCTGGACCCACTGGGTATCATGCAAACAGACCtgatacacacacattatGCAGCCCGCAAGGGATCTCCAGAACAAGTTCTGCGACAATACATGCTTG aGGAATCAGATATGGATCGCGTTTTCAAATTGCCGTCTACCACTTTTATCGGTGGTAAAGACAAATCATTACCACTGCGTGAAATTCTTAAACGATTAGAAGCAACTTACTGTGGACATATTGGCGTGGAATTTATGTTCATTAATTCCTTGGAACAATGCAATTGGATTCGACAGAAGATGGAAACGCCTGGTATAATGGAAGCTACGAATGATGAAAAGCGACTTATTTTGGCTAGATTAACTCGAGCTACaag attTGAAGCTTTCCTCGCACGTAAATGGTCATCTGAAAAAAGATTTGGATTAGAGGGTTGTGAAATCTTAATTCCTGCTATGAAACAAGTAATTGATAAATCCACAGAACTTGGTGTAGAATCTATTGTCATGGGTATGCCTCATCGTGGTCGTCTCAATGTTTTAGCTAATGTTTGTCGTAAACCACTAAGTCAGATATTTACTCAATTTGCTGCGCTTGAAGCTGCTgatgat GGTTCTGGAGATGTCAAATATCATTTGGGAACGTATATTGAACGTCTTAATCGcgttacgaataaaaatattcgtttagCCGTTGTGGCAAATCCATCTCACCTGGAAGCAGTTGATCCAATTGTGCAAGGAAAAACTCGTGCTGAACAATTTTACAGAGGAGATGGTGAAGGCAAAaag GTAATGTCTATTCTTCTACATGGTGATGCGGCATTCTGTGGACAAGGAATCGTATTTGAAACCATGCATCTGTCAGATTTACCAGATTATACAACTCATGGTACTATCCATATTGTTGTCAATAATCAAATCGGTTTTACAACAGATCCTAGACATTCTAGATCTTCTCCTTATTGTACCG ACGTTGCCAGAGTGGTAAATGCACCAATTTTCCACGTAAATTCTGATGATCCTGAAGCGGTAATGCATGTATGTAAAGTGGCTGCTGAATGGAGAGCAACTTTCCATAAAGATGTTGTTATCGATTTAGTTTCATACAGACGTAATGGACATAACGAAATTGATGAGCCAATGTTTACGCAACCTCTGATGTATCGCAAAATTAGACATACACCACCGGCTCTTGATAAATATGCTAAATCGCTCATTGATGATGGTGTTGTTACAACGGAAGAAGTAAAG GATGTACaagataaatatgaaaaaatatgtgAAGAGGCATATGTGAATGCTAAACAAGAAACACATATTAAATACAAGGATTGGCTAGATTCTCCATGGTCTGGTTTCTTTGAAGGTAAAGATCCATTGAAAGTATCGCCTACTGGTATCAAGGAAGATACACTTGTGCATATTGGAAAGAAGTTTTCATCGCCACCGCCTAATGCTGCGGAATTTGTGATTCATAAAG GTATTGAACGtatcttgaaatctcgtatGGAAATGGTCGAAGCTAGGACAGTTGATTGGGCTCTTGGAGAAGCTATGGCATTTGGTTCTCTTCTTAAAGAAGGGATTCATGTAAGATTATCTGGTCAAGACGTGGAAAGAGGTACATTCTCACACAGACATCACGTCTTACATCATCAGACCGTTGACAAAGCTACATATAGGCCACTTTGTTACTTATATCCCGATCAAGCTCCATACACGGTTTGCAATAGTTCTCTTTCTGAATTTGGTGTTCTTG ggTTTGAATTGGGTTATTCCATGACAAATCCTAATGCATTGGTATGCTGGGAGGCACAATTTGGTGATTTTAACAACACAGCCCAGTGCATAATAGATCAATTTATTAGTAGTGGACAAGCAAAATGGGTACGTCAGTCTGGACTAGTTATGCTCCAGCCTCATGGTCTAGAAGGAATG gGACCTGAACATTCTAGCGCTCGTTTGGAACGCTTTCTTCAAATGTCCGCTGATGATCCAGATTACTTTCCACCGGAAAGCGAAGAATTTGCCGTGCGACAATTGCACGACATTAACTGGATCGTTGCCAATTGCAGTACACCAGCTAATTACTTCCACATTCTAAGGAGACAAATTGCATTACCCTTCCGAAAACCATTGATAATGATGACGCCTAAATCTCTACTTCGTCATCCAGAAGCAAAGTCTAGTTTCGATTTGATGCTGGAAGATACAGAATTCCTTAGAGTGATACCTGAGGAAGGGCCAGCTGCAAATAACAGTGGCAATGTTAAAAGATTAGTTTTCTGTTCTGGAAAAGTTTATTACGATTTGAAGAAAGCACGTTCAGAGAAAAAATTGGATGATCAAATTGCTATTGCAAGAGTTGaacaa aTTTCACCCTTCCCATATGACCTCGTAAAGAAAGAAGCTGCTAAATATCCAAATGCAGAATTAATCTGGTCTCAAGAAGAACATAAGAATCAAGGCGCCTGGACTTATGTGCAACCAAGATTCCATACTGCACTTAATGGAACACGTAATGTTAC ATATGCTGGTCGCCCCACTGCAGCATCTCCTGCAACAGGTAGCAAAATGCAACATCTAAAAGAACTTAAACAAATTCTGGATGATTCACTGAACGTTTAA